A DNA window from Abditibacteriota bacterium contains the following coding sequences:
- a CDS encoding homoserine dehydrogenase, with the protein MKVINVGVIGFGTVGAGAVKLLTDNAEDIRRRAGGEIRIKRIADLDTVTDRGIGLDVSDILTDDARLLINDPDIQVIVETIGGIKPAGAFIREALQAKKSVVTANKMLIAKEGAALSALAREHGADLLYEASVGGGIPILDPIKNNLSANRINRIIGIVNGTTNYLLTEMKKGKNYLDTLKDAQRLGYAEQDPTSDVEGYDSMYKLAILSKLCFNTDVRADDIYREGITSITDYDIRYAGEMGYQIKLLAMAEQKDGQIFAGVHPTLVPDDHPIANVNGVMNAIFLSSDGAGDTMYYGAGAGSLPAGSAIAGDVIEAARNILSGCQGAANVAPYNDIPVAPANALVRRNYIRIIVKDEPGCIAAIAGAFADNKVSLESVIQKNTHRGLAEVVWLTHEASEEQMLSALDKIGNIPMVDSIASRIRVL; encoded by the coding sequence ATGAAAGTGATCAATGTGGGAGTTATCGGTTTTGGCACGGTGGGCGCCGGAGCCGTCAAGCTTCTGACGGACAACGCCGAGGACATCAGGCGCAGAGCCGGAGGAGAGATACGGATCAAGCGGATAGCCGATCTGGACACCGTGACGGACAGAGGCATCGGTCTTGACGTATCGGACATACTGACCGACGACGCCCGTCTGCTGATAAACGATCCCGATATTCAGGTCATCGTGGAGACCATAGGCGGGATCAAGCCTGCCGGCGCCTTCATCCGGGAGGCCCTGCAGGCAAAAAAGAGCGTGGTGACAGCCAACAAGATGCTCATAGCCAAGGAGGGCGCCGCCCTGTCGGCTCTGGCCCGGGAACACGGCGCGGACCTGCTTTACGAAGCCTCGGTGGGGGGCGGCATACCCATCCTGGACCCCATCAAGAACAACCTGTCCGCCAACAGGATCAACAGGATAATAGGCATAGTCAACGGCACCACCAATTATCTGCTGACCGAGATGAAAAAGGGCAAGAATTACCTGGACACTCTCAAGGACGCCCAGCGTCTGGGCTATGCCGAGCAGGATCCCACCTCCGACGTGGAGGGCTACGACTCCATGTACAAGCTGGCCATACTCTCCAAGCTCTGCTTCAATACAGACGTCCGGGCCGACGACATTTACCGGGAGGGCATCACCTCCATCACGGATTATGACATCAGATACGCCGGCGAGATGGGCTATCAGATCAAGCTGCTGGCCATGGCCGAGCAGAAGGACGGGCAGATATTTGCCGGTGTCCATCCCACACTGGTGCCCGACGACCATCCCATTGCCAACGTGAACGGGGTCATGAACGCCATATTCCTGTCCTCGGACGGCGCCGGAGACACCATGTATTACGGAGCCGGAGCGGGCAGCCTGCCTGCGGGCAGCGCCATCGCCGGCGACGTGATAGAAGCCGCGCGGAACATACTGTCCGGCTGTCAGGGCGCAGCCAACGTGGCCCCCTACAACGACATACCCGTGGCGCCGGCGAACGCGCTGGTGAGACGCAACTATATACGCATCATAGTCAAGGATGAGCCCGGCTGCATCGCCGCCATAGCGGGCGCCTTTGCCGACAACAAGGTGTCCCTGGAGAGCGTCATACAGAAGAACACCCACCGGGGTCTGGCAGAGGTGGTGTGGCTCACCCACGAGGCCAGCGAGGAGCAAATGCTCAGCGCTCTGGACAAGATCGGCAACATACCTATGGTTGACAGCATTGCCAGCCGCATCAGAGTATTATAA